The Candidozyma auris chromosome 1, complete sequence genome includes a region encoding these proteins:
- the CAT8 gene encoding DNA-binding transcription factor CAT8, with the protein MSPEALEPPKGSDAKRSKGKKSKTHLDPSKTITAPGTSVPRIAQACDRCRAKKSKCDGKRPACSACAAVGIKCVVSDKLSRRAFPKGYTEKLEERIRQLEAENTKLQGLLDIRDEQLAINSSVGETTNGRSDTDSDSPRTSEPRAASSLSNPHSVLHTHTHGDGCACCSGNNALHERPVSLAGSVYGESGTVSVPPSVLSGDDDDTHSLLSLEDPSFMHEPGLSSISSFIGFSNGETRPAPGAFAAATAIEQMHKVKNSEQQKLEDENKQQILTQLLAASIPRSTEETLFIPTLLAKVCQVYGYGSRPAIITANAIASLKETLDSSSFHQSNATEEDHLMSLIMDRTNITTLSHTDAVKFLDLIGLPPRTETDQLLTLYFKDWGCITPLVNKSVFLKNYLKLTEIFDDRSIEPTYEYSYESTEKVGALMVLVLSFGILSQKFELMKCEDQSRLHSKVTMLSRYDKLIHEFIKPNCIITKFCSLQSLQILALALQYCLAIGDVTTCYELRGRVISMAQQLRLHRCPAAVLGLNGRDMNNVHLQNFMQGERRIIFWCIYCLDAYASLNLGIPRLLKDYEIECAMPFSGKSDDNEDDRDHENILIVNNTKLTIFGKVAKGALCLMQYCKVLGNIMDSIFTRSGDIDITEVALEKDRILECWRRDLPSELKFDIDVNGFSLRDQSNNKLNGGMEGTNWSIYSSHQLVMIFLYYHAKVLIYLPIISKFGYHHNVGLSMKERLASKQRDVASVISSMTMIQQSSIQILEVMKNMFSKTSYMMPLPLNIPREQARFALLVAKGSLDFIKGGSLHQNSKNLLLDTLAEFNREVDKHIPGGLTVNSTKLLELSIMCILGITPSLKGSNNLRKKVMSERPIIKQAVIRDSAYTNVQENANANGNSSNQMSALSALKAEPVDQASLSFSNDYSTMDLANSNSDSNGSSNEETLEELLHFNPFTTNYSNQLTTTDFAADGSLGLVPFLNENADADFPMEDDQMSDRAGEEGGAFSFGW; encoded by the coding sequence AGGGATATACtgaaaaacttgaagaaagaatccGTCAACTTGAAGCCGAGAATACAAAACTTCAGGGCCTCCTTGACATTCGGGATGAACAGTTGGCGATCAATTCATCCGTGGGGGAAACGACGAACGGTAGATCCGATACCGATCTGGATAGCCCCAGAACGAGTGAACCCAGGgctgcttcaagtcttctgAATCCACATTCCGTTTTACATACCCATACACATGGCGATGGCTGTGCTTGTTGTTCAGGCAACAACGCTCTACATGAAAGACCCGTCTCCCTAGCAGGCTCAGTGTATGGTGAGTCGGGGACTGTGTCTGTTCCGCCATCAGTGCTTAGCGGGGATGATGACGATACACACAGCTTATTGAGTCTAGAGGATCCTCTGTTCATGCACGAACCTGGTCTATCCTCTATAAGTCTGTTCATAGGTTTTTCAAATGGAGAGACCAGACCAGCTCCTGGTGCTTTCGCAGCAGCAACTGCCATTGAGCAAATGCACaaagtgaaaaattcgGAGCAGCAGAAGTTGGAAGACGAAAACAAGCAACAAATTTTGACCCAACTTCTAGCAGCCTCGATTCCTAGAAGTACGGAAGAGACCCTCTTTATTCCCACGCTCCTAGCTAAGGTATGCCAAGTATATGGCTATGGCTCAAGGCCAGCCATAATAACAGCAAATGCCATCGCGTCCCTCAAAGAGACACTTGATTCCCTGTCATTTCATCAGTCAAATGCGACTGAGGAAGATCACTTGATGTCACTTATTATGGACAGAACTAATATCACCACCCTTTCACATACTGACGCCGTCAAGTTTCTAGATCTTATTGGTCTACCCCCCAGAACAGAAACTGATCAACTTCTTACCCTATACTTCAAGGACTGGGGTTGTATAACGCCCTTGGTTAACAAAAGCgtttttctcaaaaactACCTAAAGCTCACTGAGATCTTTGATGACCGATCAATTGAGCCTACCTATGAGTACTCATATGAACTGACTGAGAAAGTTGGTGCTTTGATGGTACTCGTGTTGTCGTTTGGTATCCTATCTCAGAAATTTGAACTCATGAAATGTGAGGACCAAAGCCGGTTACACTCCAAAGTGACCATGCTTAGTCGCTACGATAAATTAATTCATGAGTTCATCAAACCAAATTGCATCATCACAAAGTTCTGCTCTCTACAATCACTACAGATTCTTGCGCTAGCACTTCAGTACTGCCTTGCTATTGGGGATGTCACTACTTGTTACGAACTTCGTGGCCGTGTTATTTCAATGGCTCAGCAACTTCGTTTGCATAGATGTCCCGCTGCAGTTTTGGGATTGAATGGTAGAGATATGAATAACGTGCACCTACAGAACTTCATGCAAGGTGAGCGTCGTATTATTTTTTGGTGCATCTACTGTCTTGATGCGTATGCATCATTGAATTTGGGTATCCCAAGACTTCTAAAGGACTACGAGATTGAATGCGCGATGCCATTCAGCGGTAAAAGCGACGATAACGAAGATGATAGAGATCATGAGAATATTTTGATCGTTAACAACACCAAATTGACCATCTTCGGTAAGGTTGCTAAAGGAGCTCTTTGTCTCATGCAATATTGTAAGGTGTTAGGCAACATCATGGATTCTATCTTCACAAGATCTGGTGATATCGATATCACAGAAGTTGCATTGGAAAAGGACAGGATACTCGaatgttggagaagagacCTTCCTTCAGAGTTGAAGTTTGATATTGATGTCAACGGATTCTCACTACGAGATCAATCAAACAATAAACTCAATGGTGGCATGGAAGGCACTAACTGGAGCATATACAGTAGTCATCagttggtgatgatatTCTTGTACTACCATGCCAAAGTGTTGATCTATTTGCCCATAATATCAAAGTTTGGCTATCATCACAATGTTGGCTTATCAATGAAAGAGAGACTTGCTCTGAAGCAAAGAGACGTGGCCAGCGTTATTTCCAGCATGACCATGATCCAGCAGTCATCTATTCAGATTCTTGAAGTGATGAAAAATATGTTTTCCAAAACGTCCTACATGATGCCTTTACCACTAAACATACCACGAGAGCAGGCTCGCTTTGCTTTGCTTGTCGCAAAGGGCTCCCTAGATTTTATTAAGGGTGGTTCGCTTCATCAGAATCTGAAGAACCTTCTTTTGGATACGCTTGCAGAGTTCAATCGCGAGGTCGACAAGCATATCCCTGGTGGACTAACTGTCAACTCCACCAAACTCCTCGAACTATCAATAATGTGCATACTAGGCATTACGCCGTCATTGAAAGGTAGTAAcaatttgagaaagaaggtCATGCTGGAAAGACCAATAATCAAGCAAGCTGTGATACGAGATTCCGCGTATACCAACGTGCAAGAAAATGCAAATGCTAATGGCAATAGCTCTAATCAAATGCTGGCTCTATCCGCTTTAAAGGCAGAGCCCGTTGATCAGGCAAGCCTCTCATTTTCAAACGATTACAGCACGATGGATCTCGCTAACTCGAATAGTGACTCCAATGGCTCATCGAATGAGGAAACccttgaagagcttttACATTTTAATCCATTTACTACGAACTATAGCAATCAGCTCACGACCACAGATTTTGCCGCCGACGGATCCCTCGGATTAGTGCCTTTCCTTAATGAGAACGCAGACGCCGATTTCCCGATGGAGGATGACCAGATGAGTGACCGTGcaggtgaagaaggcgGCGCATTCTCGTTTGGTTGGTAG
- a CDS encoding N-acetylglucosaminylphosphatidylinositol deacetylase, translating to MINIPKFIFKLVGFSFIVWVILSTAVPQLSLKYESKEIQSNRFQTTAYPYSSLTSPSPQPITNSNVYYIIGHPDDEVMFFAPSLLELSKKKHNNRVHLICFSKGDAVDPSFGGIRSEELKRSARILGIPESSVTILEKYADGMNVQWDTVDISASLNKIIKDSQATLITFDEQGVSNHPNHISLYHGARDFYANALRRRSAQNKLYVLRTLNFWEKYSFTLLSNVELFVDLISKHFLNNLLKLNVNVSFFNQVSREKVPSIRFYSDLNMLSVSYAAMAYGHFSQMVWFRYGWLLFSRYLTYNLLIQVI from the coding sequence ATGATTAATATTCCCAAattcatcttcaagcttgTGGGCTTTTCGTTCATTGTATGGGTTATTCTCTCTACTGCCGTTCCCCAGCTTTCCCTCAAGTACGAGAGTAAGGAGATTCAATCCAACCGCTTCCAAACCACAGCATACCCATACAGTTCACTCACGTCACCGAGTCCACAGCCAATCACAAACAGCAATGTGTATTATATCATAGGGCATCCGGATGACGAGGTTATGTTCTTTGCACCGTCACTATTAGAactttcaaagaagaagcacaacAATCGCGTCCATTTGATTTGTTTCTCTAAGGGAGATGCGGTGGATCCTTCTTTTGGTGGTATCAGATCAGAAGAGCTTAAAAGATCGGCGAGAATATTGGGAATTCCCGAATCCAGCGTAACgatcttggagaagtacGCAGATGGGATGAACGTTCAGTGGGATACAGTGGATATCAGCGCTAGTTTAAAtaaaatcatcaaggatTCACAGGCAACACTCATTACCTTCGATGAACAGGGAGTATCCAATCATCCAAATCATATATCATTATATCACGGAGCCCGAGACTTCTATGCCAACGCGCTTAGGAGAAGATCCGCACAAAATAAGCTTTACGTGCTTAGGACCCTAAATTTCTGGGAGAAGTATTCATTCACTCTTCTTTCCAATGTTGAGTTGTTTGTGGACTTGATCTCGAAgcattttttgaacaacCTCTTAAAGTTGAACGTGAACGTCAGCTTTTTCAATCAGGTATCTCGTGAAAAAGTTCCATCGATAAGATTTTACTCTGACTTGAACATGCTAAGTGTGTCATATGCTGCTATGGCATACGGACACTTTTCCCAAATGGTATGGTTCCGCTACGGGTGGCTACTATTTAGTAGGTACCTCACATATAACCTTTTAATACAAGTGATATAG